The Natranaerovirga pectinivora genome segment AAGATATTATTGCAAATGAAATTAAAGCAATGGAAGATGAAAACATTATTTGTGGTTACAACACTTTAATAAATTGGGATAAAACAAACAAAGATTCAGTAGTAGCATTAATAGAAGTGAAAGTAACGCCCCAGAGAGGCCAAGGGTTTGACAAAATAGCAGAAAGAATATATCGCTTCAAAGAAGTTAGAGCAGTTTATCTAATGTCTGGGGGCTTTGATTTAACAGTAATAATAGAAGGTAGAACCATGCAAGAAGTGGCATCTTTCGTTTCTAATAAACTTGCACCATTAGAGGCGGTATTAAGCACTGGGACACATTTTGTTATGAAAAAATATAAAGAACACGGTATTATACTTGAAAAAGATGACAGGGATGAAAGGATGTTGATTTCTCCATGAGAAAATTACTATCAGATAAAGTAAGCCAGATTCCGCCATCTGGTATAAGAAAATTTTTTGACATCGTAACTGAAATGGAAGATGCAATTTCTTTAGGAGTTGGTGAACCTGACTTTGATACACCTTGGCATATTAGAGAAGAAGGCATATACTCCTTAGAAAAAGGGAGAACCTTTTATACATCTAATGCTGGACTAATAGAACTTAGAGAAGAAATTAAAAAGTACTTATTACGCAAAATAAATGTTGAATATAACCATAAAGAAGAGGTACTGGTAACAGTTGGTGGAAGTGAAGGTATTGATTTGGCTTTAAGAGCCCTAATTAACCCGGGAGATGAAGTCATTATTCCACAACCTTGTTTTGTTTCCTACCAGCCCTGTACAATACTTGCAGGGGGAACACCAGTAACCATTCCATTACAAGCTAAAAATCAATTTAAATTAACGAAAGAAGAATTAGAAAAGGCCATTACCCCTAATAGTAAGATATTAATATTGGCTTATCCTAGTAATCCAACAGGGGCTATAATGACTAGAGATGAAATCAAAGAAATTGCAGAAGTTGTTATTAAAAATGATTTAATTGTTTTGTCCGATGAAATATATGCAGAACTAACATATGAAGGTCAACATGTTTCTATTGCAAGTATGGAAGGTATGAGGGATCGAACAATTATAATTAATGGGTTTTCTAAATCATATGCTATGACAGGCTGGAGATTAGGATATGCTGTAGGGCCAAAAGAAATTATTGGACCTATGACAAAGATTCATCAGTATGCAATTATGAGTAGCCCAACAATCAGTCAATATGCAGCTATTGAAGCTTTAAAAAGAGGCGAAGATGATATAGAAGAAATGAAAAAAGCCTATGACCAAAGGAGAAAATTTTTATTACACTCCTTTAAAGAAATGGGATTAGATTGTTTTGAGCCTCAAGGTGCATTCTACGTATTTCCGAGTATTCAAAAATTAAATATGACTTCAGATGAATTTGCAACAGAATTGTTAAAAGAAGAAAAGGTTGCAGTTGTGCCAGGTACGGCATTTGGAGAGTGTGGAGAAGGGTTTATTAGATGTTCATATGCCTATTCTCTTGATAATCTAAAAATAGCTATGGAAAGAATAGCTAGATTTGTTCAAAAAAGATTATAAAGCAAAAGCAAAACCTCCTAATACTAGGAGGTTTTGCTTACTGTATAGGAATTTCCTATACAGTAAGTAGCTTATTAAAAACGCTGCATTTTTCTAACGAAGTTAGAAAAAGCTTGATGCGTAAGAACAAAGGTGACTTCAGATAAAAAGTTAACAAATCTTTTTTAGAGTGAAGAAGTCACTTTGTTCTACATCCCGTACAATAACCATAAAAATAAAGTTTTTCACTAATAACTTCAAACCCTGTATCTTCTTGAACTTTTTTAGCAGACTCTGCTAGTACATCTGTTTCCAAATCTATTACACTATTACATTTTAAACAAATAGCATGAGGATGTGGAGCAACAGTTGCATCATATCTAAAACTATCTTCTCCAACATTTATTTCCTGAACTAATTGTGCTTTTTTTAAAGTATCTAAAGTTTTATATACTGTAGCAAGACTCATTGTAGGATGTGTAGACTGTAATTGTTTGTAGATGGTTTCAGCACTAGGGTGTTCATTAGTGTTATATAGAATGTTAAAAATTGCCAAACGTTGAGGTGTTACTTTTAGTTCTTTGGCTTTTAGCATCTCCGTCAGCTTTTCCATAAAATACCACCTTTTAGATAATAATAATTCTTTACTGATAACTATATTAGTATATTTTGGGGCAAATGTCAATATAATATTGCTGTATTTGTTGATAAATATGCATATACTGTGGTAAAATATGCTTAAGGCTATCAAAGGAGGGCAAAAAAATGAATGTTAATTATATTAATTCGTTTCTTAGTGCTGCAACTAGTGTGTTGAGAGATGTATGTCAAATAGAGACAAAGGTAGGCAAACCCTATTTAAAAGATCCAATATATGCAAAAGATACATTAGTAATTATAATAGGCGTTACAGGCGCTATTAAAGGATCTGTGCTTATTAGTGTAGATGAAGAGGTATGTTGCGATATCGCATCAAAAATGATGATGGGGATGCCTGTAAATGAGTTAAACGATATGGCAAGAAGTGCAATAAGTGAACTATCTAACATGATTTTAGGGAATGCAGCTACTGTCTTTTCTACAGAAGGTATTAACATTGACATTACCCCTCCATCAATATGTTTTGGTAGTATGTCCATTT includes the following:
- a CDS encoding Lrp/AsnC family transcriptional regulator, translating into MRQQILEALEKNSKISVQELGILLSAEEDIIANEIKAMEDENIICGYNTLINWDKTNKDSVVALIEVKVTPQRGQGFDKIAERIYRFKEVRAVYLMSGGFDLTVIIEGRTMQEVASFVSNKLAPLEAVLSTGTHFVMKKYKEHGIILEKDDRDERMLISP
- a CDS encoding aminotransferase class I/II-fold pyridoxal phosphate-dependent enzyme; the protein is MRKLLSDKVSQIPPSGIRKFFDIVTEMEDAISLGVGEPDFDTPWHIREEGIYSLEKGRTFYTSNAGLIELREEIKKYLLRKINVEYNHKEEVLVTVGGSEGIDLALRALINPGDEVIIPQPCFVSYQPCTILAGGTPVTIPLQAKNQFKLTKEELEKAITPNSKILILAYPSNPTGAIMTRDEIKEIAEVVIKNDLIVLSDEIYAELTYEGQHVSIASMEGMRDRTIIINGFSKSYAMTGWRLGYAVGPKEIIGPMTKIHQYAIMSSPTISQYAAIEALKRGEDDIEEMKKAYDQRRKFLLHSFKEMGLDCFEPQGAFYVFPSIQKLNMTSDEFATELLKEEKVAVVPGTAFGECGEGFIRCSYAYSLDNLKIAMERIARFVQKRL
- a CDS encoding Fur family transcriptional regulator; the protein is MEKLTEMLKAKELKVTPQRLAIFNILYNTNEHPSAETIYKQLQSTHPTMSLATVYKTLDTLKKAQLVQEINVGEDSFRYDATVAPHPHAICLKCNSVIDLETDVLAESAKKVQEDTGFEVISEKLYFYGYCTGCRTK
- a CDS encoding chemotaxis protein CheX; translated protein: MNVNYINSFLSAATSVLRDVCQIETKVGKPYLKDPIYAKDTLVIIIGVTGAIKGSVLISVDEEVCCDIASKMMMGMPVNELNDMARSAISELSNMILGNAATVFSTEGINIDITPPSICFGSMSISSSEVKNICVPLTYEDKEINFNISVKDVK